One part of the Lycium ferocissimum isolate CSIRO_LF1 chromosome 8, AGI_CSIRO_Lferr_CH_V1, whole genome shotgun sequence genome encodes these proteins:
- the LOC132066262 gene encoding uncharacterized protein LOC132066262, translated as MTSKSSKTKAGESSSAPRPEPLVSDFVPQDYSTVRDFKVEKPSQQGDRGLSKATRIRGQETAEASADEQDIDAPGQGDLIVRRKRKSSESSQAPPQAKKRSRDVTREASLEGTPARALDADVVGQLLDHPEDDDQAWGEHRFIDKIFERDLLGSAAATPPLVESSSRTPGNISGSKAGTSARSAERLPAAAAGSRATSSMSGSKVPTIPPLYGIGSVLPIQAVATSETIICIQDSPPPLVDIPAAVARAKSGVTEQRATGHGGYEIPAPGMSGFEHLRIPVAQRFGVNSGPRLEKSFPAPSVDPSRKRLISFNVPADMNMLSGPVGIFSYLYPLVSQEDRQKMAEVSESCLFNEAQHVLNRASVLHHASFHRFRFEVGRLQEELDVKSREVDELQVLYEKELEHISSLPDFTLLKSELDTARSEAAEAKRERDELAEKVKAFEIYNKSLIADANTLTSQARAYVSQIDQLRSELDGIKPELDSLHEVTVGAVAERDILREQLRSAEEQIKNLSSSLASADAERDQLGRAIADLQVEHGKALDQLSGYDDMLDQYKADVTAAEKASDLRAEYERCLSRRMTLEEVQATGVDLSSLIEEARKHEAEAKAVFDPEDSDVDTDSADGEAEESGEE; from the exons ATGACAAGCAAATCTTCAAAAACCAAGGCTGGTGAATCCTCCTCGGCTCCCAGACCTGAACCGCTGGTATCCGACTTTGTTCCTCAGGATTACTCGACAGTTCGAGATTTCAAGGTTGAGAAACCTTCTCAGCAGGGGGATCGAG GTTTATCAAAGGCCACCAGGATTCGAGGCCAGGAAACTGCCGAGGCCTCAGCCGACGAGCAAGACATCGATGCTCCCGGTCAGGGAGATCTGATcgtaaggaggaaaagaaaatctTCTGAATCATCTCAAGCCCCGCCCCAGGCTAAAAAGAGGTCGAGGGATGTTACTCGAGAGGCCTCTTTGGAAGGGACCCCGGCCCGCGCTCTCGATGCGGACGTCGTCGGTCAACTACTGGATCATCCAGAAGATGATGACCAGGCTTGGGGCGAGCATCGTTTTATCGACAAGATCTTCGAGCGTGATTTACTTGGTTCTGCTGCAGCCACTCCACCGTTGGTGGAAAGCTCAAGCCGAACCCCGGGTAATATCTCGGGGTCGAAAGCTGGTACTTCTGCTCGAAGTGCTGAGAGACTGCCAGCTGCAGCTGCCGGATCGAGGGCAACTTCCTCGATGTCAGGTTCTAAGGTACCCACTATCCCGCCCTTGTACGGTATTGGCTCCGTTCTTCCGATACAAGCTGTGGCCACATCTGAAACGATAATTTGCATACAGGATTCTCCGCCGCCATTGGTGGACATTCCTGCCGCTGTTGCGAGAGCCAAAAGCGGGGTGACCGAGCAGAGAGCGACCGGTCACGGTGGGTACGAAATACCGGCTCCGGGGATGTCGGGTTTCGAGCATCTGCGCATCCCTGTGGCTCAGCGTTTCGGGGTTAATTCAGGCCCCAGATTGGAGAAGTCGTTTCCTGCCCcaagtgtcgacccgagtcggaaGAGGCTGATTTCCTTTAATGTGCCGGCCGATATGAATATGTTATCGGGTCCTGTTGGGATATTCAGCTATCTGTATCCCTTGGTGTCCCAAGAGGATCGACAGAAAATGGCCGAGGTTAGCGAATCGTGCCTGTTCAATGAGGCTCAGCACGTATTGAATCGG GCCTCCGTGCTCCACCATGCGAGCTTCCACCGGTTTAGGTTCGAAGTGGGTCGGCTCCAGGAAGAACTCGACGTTAAGAGTCGGGAGGTGGACGAGCTCCAGGTCTTATATGAAAAGGAATTAGAGCATATCTCGTCTCTCCCCGATTTCACCCTCCTTAAATCGGAACTCGACACGGCTCGGAGTGAAGCCGCCGAAGCCAAACGCGAACGCGACGAGTTGGCCGAGAAGGTAAAGGCTTTTGAAATTTACAATAAGTCTTTAATAGCCGATGCTAACACCCTCACTTCTCAGGCCCGAGCGTATGTCAGCCAGATAGATCAACTCCGTTCAGAGCTTGATGGGATCAAACCCGAGCTTGATTCCCTCCATGAAGTAACCGTCGGTGCTGTGGCCGAGCGTGATATTCTCCGGGAGCAACTTCGGTCGGCggaagaacaaataaaaaacCTTAGCTCATCACTCGCTTCGGCCGACGCGGAGAGGGATCAACTGGGCCGAGCCATCGCCGATTTGCAGGTTGAGCATGGGAAGGCTCTCGATCAACTCTCGGGTTACGACGACATGCTCGATCAATATAAGGCCGACGTGACTGCCGCCGAAAAGGCCAGTGATCTTAGAGCCGAGTATGAGCGATGTTTGTCCCGTAGGATGACCCTCGAGGAGGTTCAAGCCACTGGTGTGGATCTGTCGAGTTTGATCGAGGAAGCAAGAAAGCATGAAGCAGAAGCGAAGGCTGTGTTTGATCCCGAGGATTCGGATGTTGACACCGATTCGGCCGATGGAGAGGCCGAGGAGTCTGGTGAAGAATAG